A single region of the Bacillus cereus genome encodes:
- the phnA gene encoding alkylphosphonate utilization operon protein PhnA: MATLPNCPKCNSEYTYEDGVLFVCPECAHEWGQEAEAENNDGAKVVKDANGNVLQDGDAVTVIKDLKVKGTSSVVKIGTKVKSIRLVEGDHDIDCKIDGFGAMKLKSQFVKKA; the protein is encoded by the coding sequence ATGGCTACTTTACCAAATTGTCCAAAATGTAATTCAGAATATACGTATGAGGATGGCGTTCTTTTCGTATGTCCAGAATGTGCTCATGAGTGGGGCCAAGAAGCAGAAGCTGAAAATAATGATGGTGCAAAAGTTGTAAAAGATGCGAACGGAAACGTTCTTCAAGACGGCGATGCTGTTACTGTCATTAAAGATTTAAAGGTAAAAGGAACTTCTTCAGTTGTAAAGATTGGTACGAAAGTAAAGAGTATTCGTCTAGTTGAAGGAGATCACGATATTGATTGCAAAATCGACGGTTTCGGAGCTATGAAGTTAAAATCACAGTTCGTTAAGAAGGCGTAA
- a CDS encoding DUF2628 domain-containing protein has translation MYVKDTVLQETISPQELHKVVQKNTAYYDFKWGKVENPAQGNTWNWVAFFFPSFWLAYRKMYKLFIILTLLAVPTLIIATFIDIPMWIDFIIYAGTMLFTGWQGNRLYYKHVIRIFHKEEDVPEYKKEYYLQSKGGAHIGLMIALQVIVFVFFAGASFGLASIPTEPNIKNVVRLSLEGEALESITDKPNWKYVKKEQDYDVVEFTGYDYEEKKNVKIKFAVYLNDDYFEWQEVYLNNKKLSEEEAEEYQIYVEENMWFF, from the coding sequence ATGTACGTGAAGGACACAGTTTTACAAGAAACAATTTCTCCACAAGAGTTACATAAAGTTGTTCAAAAGAATACAGCTTATTATGACTTTAAATGGGGCAAAGTAGAAAATCCAGCACAAGGGAATACATGGAATTGGGTAGCCTTTTTCTTCCCGTCTTTTTGGTTAGCTTATCGTAAAATGTATAAGTTATTTATTATACTTACGTTATTGGCGGTACCTACTTTAATTATAGCTACTTTTATTGATATACCGATGTGGATAGATTTTATCATATATGCTGGAACGATGCTGTTTACTGGGTGGCAAGGAAACCGATTATATTATAAGCATGTTATCCGTATTTTTCATAAGGAAGAGGATGTGCCTGAGTATAAGAAAGAGTATTATTTACAATCAAAAGGTGGCGCTCATATCGGGCTTATGATTGCTTTACAGGTGATAGTATTTGTATTCTTTGCAGGCGCTAGTTTCGGTTTAGCTTCTATACCAACTGAACCTAATATTAAAAACGTTGTTCGCTTAAGTCTTGAAGGAGAGGCTTTAGAGTCTATTACAGATAAACCAAATTGGAAGTATGTAAAGAAAGAACAAGATTATGATGTAGTAGAATTTACTGGTTATGATTATGAAGAAAAGAAAAATGTGAAAATTAAATTCGCTGTATATTTAAATGATGATTACTTTGAATGGCAAGAAGTGTATTTAAATAATAAAAAGTTGAGTGAAGAAGAAGCTGAAGAGTATCAAATCTATGTTGAAGAAAATATGTGGTTTTTCTAG
- a CDS encoding ABC transporter permease, producing MKGVIELQIWQLAAAYIFILILIGLVKLKGIPREKQITIATLRMTIQLVLVAYVLTYIFENSNPFYTIALITSITTFAIFNIYKRVNIPMSKELKRVAALSMIAGSIGPLLLFIFVIIGHDPWYAPQYIVPIAGMLIGNAMTGICLGANTFLSSMKSQRDHIEGALMLGATPKQAAAPLIRDAFDSAILPTINSMVGMGIISLPGMMTGQILSGVSPFTAIQYQIAIILGISGSTAFSVIIFLQLGYKTFFNKRCQLKEVEVQS from the coding sequence TTGAAGGGCGTTATTGAACTACAAATTTGGCAACTTGCAGCTGCATATATTTTCATCCTTATTTTAATCGGGCTTGTGAAATTAAAAGGAATACCGCGTGAGAAACAAATTACAATTGCTACATTACGTATGACGATTCAGCTCGTACTAGTCGCATATGTCCTTACATACATATTTGAAAATAGTAATCCGTTTTATACAATAGCTCTCATTACTTCTATTACTACATTTGCGATTTTCAATATTTATAAACGAGTTAATATTCCAATGTCAAAAGAATTAAAACGAGTAGCTGCCCTCTCCATGATTGCTGGATCAATTGGCCCTCTTCTACTATTTATCTTTGTCATTATTGGACACGATCCTTGGTATGCTCCGCAGTATATCGTTCCTATTGCCGGTATGCTAATCGGTAACGCTATGACAGGCATTTGCCTCGGGGCAAATACCTTTTTAAGCAGCATGAAATCACAAAGAGACCATATTGAAGGTGCACTTATGCTTGGGGCAACTCCAAAACAAGCAGCCGCCCCGCTCATACGGGACGCTTTCGATTCTGCTATTTTACCGACAATCAATTCTATGGTTGGAATGGGGATTATAAGTCTTCCAGGCATGATGACTGGTCAAATTTTATCCGGTGTATCACCGTTTACAGCGATTCAATATCAAATTGCGATTATACTTGGCATTTCTGGAAGTACAGCTTTCTCTGTTATTATCTTCTTACAACTTGGGTATAAAACGTTCTTTAATAAGCGGTGTCAGTTGAAAGAAGTTGAAGTACAATCATAA